A genomic stretch from Limnobacter thiooxidans includes:
- a CDS encoding ABC transporter ATP-binding protein: protein MALIFEFEQHKPMALQGRFGCEAGQLLALVGPSGAGKSSILRLLAGLMKPAWGRIEVGGQLWLDTDQGIFQTPQQRRVGLVFQNYALMPHLSAAANVALALQHVPKGRQLAEAVQWLKRVRLTAGEAMRRPAELSGGQQQRVALARALAREPQLLLLDEPFSAIDQMNRESLYRLLAELRADLNIPIVLVTHDLNEARMLCDKLVVLDQGCVLQEGPAFEVHRRPRNSRVADLVGIQNRFHGVWKGPSGTAGCGVLQWTRSLDVQHANSGNSMALLVNDKGKIPEDYPVNWVVHADGLALKSADYSAPRHGFMALPVTVESHRDLGELSLIDLSMTMPPFEILKMAVSGPQRLGLKKGESCMVEMDLGLIHIMPKKH from the coding sequence ATGGCGTTGATTTTCGAATTCGAACAACACAAGCCGATGGCCCTGCAAGGCAGGTTCGGTTGCGAAGCCGGGCAGTTGCTGGCCCTGGTGGGACCTTCCGGTGCAGGCAAGTCGTCCATCCTGCGGCTGTTGGCAGGTTTGATGAAACCTGCCTGGGGTCGAATTGAGGTGGGCGGGCAACTGTGGCTGGACACGGATCAGGGCATTTTTCAAACGCCGCAGCAACGGCGGGTGGGCCTTGTGTTTCAGAATTACGCCTTGATGCCGCACCTCAGTGCCGCAGCCAACGTGGCGCTGGCTTTGCAACATGTGCCCAAGGGGAGGCAACTTGCTGAAGCGGTACAGTGGCTGAAGCGCGTGCGACTGACCGCAGGCGAGGCCATGCGGCGGCCGGCTGAATTGTCGGGCGGGCAACAGCAGCGTGTTGCTTTGGCGCGTGCGTTGGCGCGTGAACCCCAGTTGTTGTTGCTCGATGAGCCTTTTTCAGCCATTGACCAGATGAACCGGGAAAGCCTGTATCGCCTGTTGGCGGAATTGCGCGCAGACCTGAATATTCCGATTGTGCTGGTGACCCATGACCTGAACGAAGCACGCATGCTGTGCGACAAACTTGTTGTGCTTGATCAAGGCTGCGTGTTGCAGGAAGGCCCTGCTTTTGAAGTGCACCGCAGGCCGCGCAATTCCCGTGTGGCCGACCTGGTGGGCATACAAAACCGGTTTCACGGGGTGTGGAAAGGCCCTTCAGGCACGGCAGGTTGCGGCGTGTTGCAATGGACCCGTTCGCTGGATGTACAGCATGCAAATTCAGGCAATAGCATGGCACTGCTGGTGAATGACAAAGGCAAAATTCCCGAAGATTACCCAGTCAACTGGGTGGTACATGCCGACGGCCTTGCCTTGAAGTCTGCTGATTATTCAGCGCCACGCCATGGTTTCATGGCGCTGCCTGTGACAGTGGAGAGTCATCGTGACCTCGGCGAGCTCAGCCTGATCGACCTGAGCATGACCATGCCTCCGTTTGAAATCCTGAAAATGGCAGTGTCTGGTCCGCAGCGCTTGGGCTTGAAGAAGGGTGAATCGTGCATGGTCGAAATGGATTTGGGCCTGATTCACATCATGCCCAAAAAACACTGA
- the modB gene encoding molybdate ABC transporter permease subunit: MDWSAFFLSIQLALGTLAVLLPLGLIVGRWLARTSFRGRAWLEAVILLPLVLPPTVMGYYLLVALGGGSPVGQYLQNTFGVSLTFNFAGLLLASVLFNVPFMFQPIQRAFESIPHNLNEAAQVSGLSTWAIFLKVELPLAWPGILSAMVLTFVHTLGEFGVVLMIGGSIPGETRTLAISIYDSVQSFDLQAANTMSLALLIFSLVAVALSLLLSGRNNRARRFTWR; encoded by the coding sequence ATGGATTGGTCCGCCTTTTTCCTGTCAATTCAACTGGCGCTTGGTACGCTTGCAGTGCTTTTGCCCTTGGGCCTGATCGTTGGCAGATGGTTGGCGCGTACGTCGTTCCGTGGGCGGGCCTGGCTGGAGGCCGTCATTCTCTTGCCGCTGGTGTTGCCCCCCACCGTCATGGGTTATTACCTGCTGGTGGCCTTGGGCGGAGGGTCACCGGTGGGGCAGTATTTGCAAAACACGTTTGGCGTGTCACTGACCTTCAATTTTGCAGGCCTGTTGCTGGCCTCGGTGCTGTTCAACGTGCCATTCATGTTTCAGCCCATACAGCGCGCTTTCGAATCCATTCCCCACAACCTGAATGAAGCCGCGCAGGTCAGTGGCTTGAGCACATGGGCAATTTTTCTGAAGGTGGAACTGCCCCTGGCCTGGCCCGGTATTCTGTCTGCAATGGTGCTGACTTTTGTGCACACCTTGGGCGAGTTTGGCGTGGTTTTGATGATCGGTGGCAGCATTCCCGGCGAAACCCGCACCCTGGCGATTTCAATTTACGACAGTGTTCAAAGTTTTGATTTGCAGGCGGCCAACACCATGTCGCTGGCCCTGTTGATTTTTTCACTGGTGGCGGTGGCTTTGTCGCTGCTTTTGTCCGGCAGAAATAACCGTGCTCGGCGATTCACATGGCGTTGA